DNA sequence from the Arthrobacter sp. V1I9 genome:
AGGAGGGGAAGCAGCAGGGCCCCTGCGCTGCCAAGTCCAGCGCCGCCGTCGGACGTTCCTCCGGCGGTTCCGGTAAACCGGGGCGAAACTGCCCAAGCCACGGCGGCAATGGTCAGCAGGCAGCCGATGACCCGGATCGCGGTGACGGGCTTACGGCCTGCCGGCCCGATGCCCAACCGGTCCACCAGTAGACCGCTGACGGTCTGGCCGGTGACCGTGGCTACGGTGAAGAGGGCCACGCCCAGGATGCCCACCGTGAAGGACTGGGCAAAAACGAACAGCGCGCCGATGCCGCCGGCGAGGACGTAGACGCGGGGAAACGCCCTGTTGCGGACGGCGGGCAGGATCCCGGCCAGCCCGGCCCGGCCGCGCGGCAGGAGCAGCGAGATCAGGATCATCACCACAAGGCCTGTGCTGAAACTCACCACGGATGCAGCGATGCCGTCGTTTAACCGGGCACCCAAGGCACCGTTGATGCGGCCCTGCAGGGGAATGGCCAGGCCTGCGCCCACCGCCAATGGAAGGCCTGCAAGCAGCGGCAGGCGGGAGGTGGAGGTCACTGAATCCACCTTACGTCAGGCATTATTGCTTCATGAGCAACCCCGTTGAAGACGTCCCCATCCGTGACAGCATGATCCGCCTCGGCCAGCTGCTGAAGCTCGCCAACCTGGTGGAGGACGGCGTGGAGGCGGCGGAACTCATTAAGAACGGGCTCGTCAAGGTTAACGGCGAGATCGATGACCGGCGCGGCCGCCAGCTGCACAACGGGGACACTGTCACGGTCAACGGGCAGACCGTCCGGGTGGTGGCACCGAAGGCGGACTGATCCCCCACGCGGGCCCCCGCCGTCGTCCGCCTACTTCTTGAGCACCTCGTGCGTGAGGAATTCGCCCACGTGGCCGATCTCCTGCTGGTTAATCCCGTGCCACATG
Encoded proteins:
- a CDS encoding DMT family transporter; this translates as MTSTSRLPLLAGLPLAVGAGLAIPLQGRINGALGARLNDGIAASVVSFSTGLVVMILISLLLPRGRAGLAGILPAVRNRAFPRVYVLAGGIGALFVFAQSFTVGILGVALFTVATVTGQTVSGLLVDRLGIGPAGRKPVTAIRVIGCLLTIAAVAWAVSPRFTGTAGGTSDGGAGLGSAGALLLPLLLPVLAGFLMSFQQAMNGTATVHYGTPIAATLVNFVAGSVVLWTAYAIKVALAGPGNPLPGEWWYYVGGPMGCVFIGLGALLVRSLGVLVTGLGMIAGQLLGSLALDVILPAPGTVVAPATVLGTILTLAAIILATLPWPRGALRSGHR
- a CDS encoding RNA-binding S4 domain-containing protein codes for the protein MSNPVEDVPIRDSMIRLGQLLKLANLVEDGVEAAELIKNGLVKVNGEIDDRRGRQLHNGDTVTVNGQTVRVVAPKAD